In the genome of Hyphomicrobium sp. CS1GBMeth3, the window GTCCGCGCCTTGGGGATGACGTGGCGATAGGCGAAATAGCGTGCGCCCTCCTCGAACAGCCCCGCGGTGAGCGCCAGGATCGCGACGTTCAAAATAGCTGCATAAAGAGGATTTGCGGCGGCTTGCTCGCCTGCAGGCAGAATCAAAGTCTGCAGAAGTGGAATGCGGAGGGCTTGCGCCGCGAGAAACGTAAGCGCACCCACGAGCAGCAAACTCGCCGGCGTGCCGAGACGGCGCACGAGCGTCCAGGCGAGTACGATGGGGAGCGCGATCATCAGCGCAACGGCTGCGGAGACGGTCGTTGCAAGCATGATGATGAGGCACCTCCCGTGCCTTTCACCATAACCCGCATCGATCGGTGTGCAACCGCTCTGGCCGCTGCGTCAGAGATTGAGCTGATAGCTGTGCGGAAGCCAGCGGTATGCTGATTGTCCGTCGCGCTCCAGGTAGCCTACCGACGGAAACGGCATGTGATAGCCGATGATGGGAATGCGGTCGGTTGCGAGCTTGTCGTAGACGCGTTTGCGCGTGATAGCTGCCTGCTCCCTGTCGATGTCGAACACACAATGCCAATCCGGGCGTGCCAGCGAGGCCACCTGATGGTGCGCGCAGTCGCCCCAGAAGTAGATCGCGCGGCCTTCACTCTCGATATGGAAGTTCAGATGGCCCGGCGTGTGGCCATAGGCCTCGACGGCGCGGATGCCGGGCACGACGTCGTCGCCGGGCTTCAGGAACGTGAAACGGTCGGCGACAGGCTTGGTGTTGGTACGGAACACGGCGGCCATGCCCTCGATCTCGCCGGTGTGCTTCCCTTCGGGTGCCCAGAAGTCGTACTCGATCTGGCCGATATAGTAGCGCGCGTTGGGAAAGAGCGGCTTTCCGCCCTCGATCACGCCGCCGACGTGGTCGGGATGACCGTGGCTCAGCACGACGATATCGACGTCTTCCGGCTTGAAGCCCGCTTGCGCGAGATTGGCCGCGAGCCAGCCGCCGTCGGGGCGCTTCACGAAGCCGTTCTCGCCGTTGCCGGTGTCGAACAGGATGAGCTCGCGGCCGGTGTTGACGAGTGTCGGAGAGAAGCCTGGCTGGTAGCGCGCCTCCGGCAGCAGATTGTCGCGCATCAGCTGTTTGACGTCAGGCTCGGTCGCGTTGGCGCCGATGAGTGGGAAGGGGCCGTCGATGAAGACCTCCGAATCCGAGATGGTGGTGATCTCGAAGCTGCCGACCTTGTAGCGCCAGTATTTCGGCTGCCATGCGCCGAGGCTGGGCGCGGCGGCGACCGCCGGCGTCGCAAGGCCGGAGACGAGGGGGGCTGCCGTGAGACTCGCAGCGGTGGCGAGAAAGTTGCGGCGGCTCGGGCGGATGGGGCTTGTCGTCATTGAGGCTTGGGCTCCTGCTTGCTATGCGCAATGTGCTACGATTAGCGCGCTCAAGGGGACCGCACTTGTACGAACGTGCTGCCAGTCCTGATCGAGATGCCGGTGCGCTACTGCCGATCTGGTACGTGGACGCGCGCCGGGCGCTGTTCGTCGGGCCGCTCGGCTACAATGCTCCACACGCGCACAGCGTGCCGGTCTATCTGGCGGGGCTCTATGAACCGTTCCGCCTGCGGATCAACGGCGGGCCGTGGCGGCATTGCCGGACAGCGGCGATCCCGGCAGGCGTGTCCTACGAGTTCGATGTCGCGGGCCAGCCTCTTGCCGTGTTCTACCTCGAACCGAGCGAAGCGGGCGTCGAGGCGCTGGTGCCGCTCGTAGGGGAGGCGGACGAGGCCGACGGCGCGCGCTGCGGGCAAGGCGGTGCGTTCTCGCTGTTCCGTGACCTTTACGAATCCCCCGACGGGGGGGGCGATGCCGGAGCAGCGCTCGACAGCGTGCTCGCCTACTCGAAAGCGTGTGGGCGGCGTGCCTTCGATGCCAGGATTGCCGTGGCGGTGGCCTTGCTCTCGGATCCTGACCGTGCCCTGCCCGTCGGAGAGGCGGCGCGCTTAGCCGGGCTTTCTCCGTCGCGTTTTCAGCATCTCTTTGCGCGCGAAGTTGGCGTGCCGTTC includes:
- a CDS encoding MBL fold metallo-hydrolase — its product is MTTSPIRPSRRNFLATAASLTAAPLVSGLATPAVAAAPSLGAWQPKYWRYKVGSFEITTISDSEVFIDGPFPLIGANATEPDVKQLMRDNLLPEARYQPGFSPTLVNTGRELILFDTGNGENGFVKRPDGGWLAANLAQAGFKPEDVDIVVLSHGHPDHVGGVIEGGKPLFPNARYYIGQIEYDFWAPEGKHTGEIEGMAAVFRTNTKPVADRFTFLKPGDDVVPGIRAVEAYGHTPGHLNFHIESEGRAIYFWGDCAHHQVASLARPDWHCVFDIDREQAAITRKRVYDKLATDRIPIIGYHMPFPSVGYLERDGQSAYRWLPHSYQLNL
- a CDS encoding helix-turn-helix domain-containing protein, whose product is MYERAASPDRDAGALLPIWYVDARRALFVGPLGYNAPHAHSVPVYLAGLYEPFRLRINGGPWRHCRTAAIPAGVSYEFDVAGQPLAVFYLEPSEAGVEALVPLVGEADEADGARCGQGGAFSLFRDLYESPDGGGDAGAALDSVLAYSKACGRRAFDARIAVAVALLSDPDRALPVGEAARLAGLSPSRFQHLFAREVGVPFRRFRSWQRLRHAISGIASGASFTAAAHDAGFFDQAHFARTFRQTFGAPASPSLRRVRRG